A genomic segment from Lates calcarifer isolate ASB-BC8 linkage group LG13, TLL_Latcal_v3, whole genome shotgun sequence encodes:
- the suds3 gene encoding sin3 histone deacetylase corepressor complex component SDS3 isoform X2 has product MRQMLDSQNTEDASETDLAKHDEDDYVEIKEQMYQDKLASLKRQLQQLQEGTLQEYQKRMKKLDQQYKERLRNADLFLQLETEQVERNYIKEKKAAVKEFDDKKVELKENLIAELEEKKKMIENEKLTMELTGDSMEVKPIMTRKLRRRPNDPVPIPDKRRKPAPAQLNYLLTDEQIMEDLRTLNKLKSPKRPVSPSSPEHVPSAPMENPSQRYEARIEEGKLYYDKRWYHKSQAIYLESKDNTKISCVISSVGTNEIWVRKTSDSTKMRIYLGQLQRGAFVIRRRSAA; this is encoded by the exons ATGCGGCAAATGCTTGACTCTCAAA ACACTGAGGATGCCAGTGAAACAGACCTTGCCAAGCATGACGAGGATGACTATGTGGAAATCAAAGAGCA AATGTACCAAGACAAACTGGCCTCCCTGAAaagacagctgcagcagttacAAGAAG GTACACTGCAGGAGTATcagaagaggatgaagaagctGGACCAGCAGTACAAAGAGAGACTCAGAAATGCAG ATTTATTTCTCCAACTTGAG ACAGAGCAGGTGGAGAGGAACTACATCAAGGAGAAGAAGGCAGCGGTGAAGGAGTTTGACGATAAAAAGGTGGAACTGAAGGAAAACCTAAttgcagagctggaggagaagaagaagatgatcGAGAATGAAAAATTAACAATGGAGCTGACAGGTG ACTCAATGGAGGTAAAACCTATCATGACTCGGAAGCTGAGGAGACGGCCCAATGATCCAGTCCCAATACCAGACAAACGGAGGAAACCTGCGCCAG CTCAGCTAAATTATTTGTTAACAGACGAACAGATAATGGAAGATTTAAGAACACTTAATAAG CTTAAGTCACCAAAACGGCCAG TGTCTCCCTCGTCCCCAGAGCACGTCCCCTCAGCTCCCATGGAGAACCCCTCCCAGCGTTACGAGGCCCGCATTGAGGAAGGGAAACTTTACTACGACAAAAGATG GTACCACAAGAGCCAGGCCATCTACTTGGAATCAAAGGACAACACAAAGATTAGCTGTGTCATCAGCTCAGTGGGGACCAATGAG ATCTGGGTGAGGAAGACGAGCGACAGTACGAAAATGAGAATCTACCTGggacagctgcagagaggagcgTTTGTCATCCGCCGACGGTCGGCCGCATGA
- the suds3 gene encoding sin3 histone deacetylase corepressor complex component SDS3 isoform X3: MTALQDTEDASETDLAKHDEDDYVEIKEQMYQDKLASLKRQLQQLQEGTLQEYQKRMKKLDQQYKERLRNADLFLQLETEQVERNYIKEKKAAVKEFDDKKVELKENLIAELEEKKKMIENEKLTMELTGDSMEVKPIMTRKLRRRPNDPVPIPDKRRKPAPAQLNYLLTDEQIMEDLRTLNKLKSPKRPVSPSSPEHVPSAPMENPSQRYEARIEEGKLYYDKRWYHKSQAIYLESKDNTKISCVISSVGTNEIWVRKTSDSTKMRIYLGQLQRGAFVIRRRSAA; encoded by the exons ACACTGAGGATGCCAGTGAAACAGACCTTGCCAAGCATGACGAGGATGACTATGTGGAAATCAAAGAGCA AATGTACCAAGACAAACTGGCCTCCCTGAAaagacagctgcagcagttacAAGAAG GTACACTGCAGGAGTATcagaagaggatgaagaagctGGACCAGCAGTACAAAGAGAGACTCAGAAATGCAG ATTTATTTCTCCAACTTGAG ACAGAGCAGGTGGAGAGGAACTACATCAAGGAGAAGAAGGCAGCGGTGAAGGAGTTTGACGATAAAAAGGTGGAACTGAAGGAAAACCTAAttgcagagctggaggagaagaagaagatgatcGAGAATGAAAAATTAACAATGGAGCTGACAGGTG ACTCAATGGAGGTAAAACCTATCATGACTCGGAAGCTGAGGAGACGGCCCAATGATCCAGTCCCAATACCAGACAAACGGAGGAAACCTGCGCCAG CTCAGCTAAATTATTTGTTAACAGACGAACAGATAATGGAAGATTTAAGAACACTTAATAAG CTTAAGTCACCAAAACGGCCAG TGTCTCCCTCGTCCCCAGAGCACGTCCCCTCAGCTCCCATGGAGAACCCCTCCCAGCGTTACGAGGCCCGCATTGAGGAAGGGAAACTTTACTACGACAAAAGATG GTACCACAAGAGCCAGGCCATCTACTTGGAATCAAAGGACAACACAAAGATTAGCTGTGTCATCAGCTCAGTGGGGACCAATGAG ATCTGGGTGAGGAAGACGAGCGACAGTACGAAAATGAGAATCTACCTGggacagctgcagagaggagcgTTTGTCATCCGCCGACGGTCGGCCGCATGA